A stretch of DNA from SAR202 cluster bacterium:
CGTGCGGGTCGTCGATGGGGCCATCGAGTCCGGGCAGCGGGTGCGTCTCATGGGCAACGGCGTGTCCACCGAGGTCTCGGAGGTGGGCGTGTTTCGTCCCAAGTTTGAGGCGGTGCCGAGGCTGGAGGCGGGTGAGGTCGGGTACATCGCGACGGGCCTCAAAAACGTCCGCGACTGCCGCGTCGGCGACACAATTACGCTGGAAGCCAAGCCCGCGTCGCAAGCCCTGGCGGGTTACCGCCCCCTGAAGCCCCTGGTCTTCGCCGGCCTCTACCCCGCCGACAGCGACGACTTCCCCAAACTGCGCGAGGCCCTGGAACGCCTGCAGCTCAACGACGCCGCCCTATCCTTCACGCCCGAAAGCAGCCCCGCCTTGGGTCCAGGCTTTCGATGCGGGTTCCTGGGCCTGCTGCACATGGAGATTGTGCAAGAGCGGCTGGAACGGGAGTACGGCCTGGACCTGGTCATCACCGCCCCCAGCGTGTCGTACATCGTTAAGCTGGTGGGGAGCGGCGAGGCGGTGGAGGTAGGCAACCCCAGTGACCTGCCGCCCATAAACCAAATCTCGGAAATCCAGGAGCCGTGGCTGGACGTGCGGCTCATTACACCGTCGCGGTTTGTGGGACCGATGATGGAACTGGTAAACCAGCGCCGCGGTGAGTTTAAGCGCACCGAGTATCTGGAAGCCGCCAGCCATCAGCAGACAGACGGCGACTCGTCATCGCCGTCTTTGGACCCCCGGGTGCTGTTGGAGGTGAAACTGCCGCTGGCGGAGCTTCTGGCCGAATTCTACAACCAGGTCAAGTCCCGCACCCAGGGGTACGCGTCGCTGGACTACGAGTTCGCGGAGTACCGGACGGGGAGGCTGGTGCGCTTGGACCTGCTGGTGAACAACCAGCGCGTCGATGCGCTGTCTATGATTGTGCATAAAGACCAGGCGTACTATCGAGGTAAGGCGCTGGTGCAGCGGCTGAAAGAGGCCATACCACGCCAGCTTTTTGAAGTGCCGATACAGGCGGCGTCGGACAACCAGATCATCGCCCGCGAGACCATACCGGCGCTTCGGAAGGACGTGCTGGCCAAGCTCTATGGCGGCGACGTGACGCGCAAGATGAAGCTGCTGGAGAAGCAGCGGGCGGGCAAGAAGCGGATGAAGATGATAGGGCGCATCGAGATACCTCAAGAGGCCTTCCTGTCGGTGCTGAAGGTGGAGGGAAGGTAGGGGCCGTCAGTAGAATGTGGGTTATGTGAAAAAACAGGCTGTATGCCGGGTTATCCGTTCAACCCAGACCATGGAAGGAAAGCAGGCGACTCGGTACTCCATCGCCGTGTCCGCCGAAAGCGTGGGCGCCAAGGGGCTGTGCGTGCACACAATTACTATACCGCCAGGCGCCAAAGCTAAGGCCCATCTGCACGAAAACCACGAGACCTCAATCTACGTCCTTAGCGGCCACGCCGGCATGTGGTACGGTGAAAGATTGGAGCATCACCTGGAGGCCCAAAGCGGCGATTTCATTTTTATACCAGCGGGCGTTCCCCACCTGCCCTACAACCTAAGCCCCACCGACCCCGCCATCGGCATCGCCGCCCGCACTGACCCCAACGAGCAGGAAAGCGTGGTGTTGCTGCCTGAGCTGGACGGGCTGCGCTAGTCAGGTTTCACCGCCACGACCCTGAGCCTGCGATAGTCCGCCATCCACACGCCGTCACGGTATAAGGCAGGCTTAAGAGTTTCCTCCACATCGGCGACGACCTCTGCCCGTTGCTTTTTGTCCAGCCTGTTTAATAATGCTCCGGCAAACATCTCCAACCACTGCTTCAGCCCCCCCCCCCCTCGCCTTCCAAAGTCGTCGGGCGGTCAAAGAGGACGGCGTACACGACTTCCAGACCCTTGGCCTCCAGCAGTGTGGAATACTCGCTGACACTGGGAAAGTACCAGGGATTTTCGCCGTTGGTCACGGGACGGCCGGCGTCGGCCATAGCCTTAAACAGCGCCGATGTTATCTTGGCGATGTTCCCCTTGCCTCCCATCTCCAACACCAGCCTGCCGCCAGGCTTCAGCGCCCTGGCGATACCAGCCGCGGCTTTCTTCGGCGGTTTTACCCAGTGGAGGGTAGCATTGGAAAAGACCAGGTCAAATTCGTTATCGAAAGGAAGCGTCAGCGCATCTGTGACATCAAAGGCTATGTGGGGGTAGGTCGCTTTGGCCTGAACCACCATCTCCGGCGATTTGTCCACGCCAAGGACCCGCGCCCCTGCTTCCGCCAGCTTGGCCGTCAGGTGCCCGGTGCCGCAGCCCAGGTCCAGCACCCTCTCCCCATCTCGTACCGAGGCCAGTTCCAGCAGGCTCTGACCGTGCTTCCAAACAAACGAATGGGCGCTGTCGTAAAGGGACGGGTTCCAAGTCGAGTTGGACAAGGCCTAGCTTACAGCCACTCCCTCGGCACGCCCTGCTTGTCATAAAACTCGGACATCTTCACCGGCTGGCCCGTGTTGCTGGACTCCTCGCAGGCCGACATCAGGGCGAAGGTCTTCAGATGGTCGATAGCCGAGGGTTCCAACGACAAGTCCTTCTTTTGCAGCTTCGTCAGAATGCCCGTGAGCATTATCCGCGCGTCGTCCACCAGCCGCTCCTGCTCAGGCAGCTTTATGGGTTCCATCTTGTTGGAGTCCTTGCCGCGCACAATGCGCAGGTCAGAGAAGAACTCGTATTGGAACAGGGCGCCGTTCTCGCAGTCGGTGCGCCACAGGAACTGGTCTTTGAGCCGCGTCTGACCAGCCCAGGTGCCGAAGTAGTGCACCTCGATACCCTTGGTCATCTGCATGTGGACAACGGCGGTAGCGTTGTCGTTGTACTGGCTCCAGGGCGGGTTGTAGGCGCGGCACCAGACCGTATCTACCTCAGCATCGTAGACAAAGCGTATCTCGTCGAGGTGGTGGATGGCCTGGTCGTAGAGCATCGGCTCGCGCATGGTGATGGGGAAGCGGTTGAGGCCGGGGGTGTAGGCGTCGCGGTAGCGCCAGTAGGTATAGCCGCCGACTTTGGGCGCGCCGATCTCTCCGCTGCTCAGTATCTCCCGCGCCTTCATAACACAGTGCTGGAATCTGAAGTTAAGGCCGACGGCAAAACCCAGTTTGGCCTTTTGCGCGGCCTTGACCATCTTGATGCCTTCCCGCAAGTCCAGGCTCAACGGCTTCTCGGACAGCAGGTGGGAGCCGTGCTCGAAAATACTCATGACTTGGCGGTACCGGTCCGTGGGAGGCGTTACCAAGACCACCATATCCGGCTTCAGGTCTTTCAGGGCCTTTTCCATGTCCTTGTAGCAGACCTTGGGGTCGGCTTCGTACATCGACTGGGACCACTGAAGGTTTTCGTCGGCGATGTCCACGTAGCCGACGGTGCGGGCCTGGGGCTCGTCGTGGAGGATGCGCGCCCATTTCTTGCCTCGCGCGCCGACACCGACCAGGAGCACACGCGTGGGACTTGACATAATTACTCTCCGATCTTCTGGTTTTACGCCAAGGATATAGCAAACGCCAGTCAAAGTAATCTACTTTTCTTCGTCGGGCGTATTAGTTGCATCAAGCTCTCACATTATAACGGCGTATTGCTTTTATTGGGCTGTGCTGACAAAATGAAAGCAAGGACGTTGTATTAGGTGAGGTCTTCTTAGGAGCGGGTCTATGGAGAAAAGCGCCAATTTTTCCATAAAGAAGTGGTTAGTTGTAGGTCTGATGCCGCTGGCCCTATGGACGTTGATCTGCGGTCTCTTTGGCTGGCTGGCGTGGAGTATAGGCCCCTGGTGGCTCTTCTTCCCCTGTTCTATCTACGCTGTCGGCGTTACAAGCTACTTTGGCGGGGTGAAGGGGTGGCAAGTGTATCAGAGAAGCAAAGCCCGCCATGCCCGGCTCCTGTTGGAGCAGCACAAGCTGCGAATCGCCAACTTTTTCAGCCCCGCTTCTGCTGAGTGGGAAGAAGAGATGGCTTTGAACAGGCCGGTGGCCGAGCAGGCGAACGGCGACCAGGGTTAGAGTAAAGGCAGACACAAACTAAAAGCCCGTGTCCTGATATGAGGACACGGGCTTTTAGTTTTTAGGCTTAGGCTTTCTATCGTTTGGTCTTAGCGGCCCCTTCCTCCAAATCGAAGCTGAAACTTTCGATGACGGGGTTGGCCAATAGCTTGTCGCTCATAGCCTTCACCTGCTCCTCCGCCTTCCGGCGGTCGCTTTCGTCCAGGTACACTTCGATGTACTTGCCGACGCGAACTTTCTGCGCGGTGGCGAACCCCAGGGTTTTTAGGGCGCCCAGCACCGTCTGCCCCTGGGGGTCGTTGACTGTAGGCTTTAGGGTGACCTTTATTTTCGCCAGGAACATAGCTAGCCTGGAGCAGTGGTGCAGGGGATGGACTCGCCGGTGACGGACGAGGCGTCGTTCATGTGGGCGTCGTAGAACTTGCGGATACGTTCCTCGTCGATGCCGACAAACTTGTCCAGCCATCCCCAGGAGGTAATGGCGATTTCGTTCTCTTGGAGTTTGGAGTAGGGCCGCAGGATCAGCCAGTTGCGACGGCTGGGCAGGTTTCCAGCAATCTCCTTCAGACGGTCCACCTCCGCCGGGTCCTTCAGGTTATGGCTGATGATAACCTGGCCGTGTTCCATATTGTGGACAATCTGGGCGTCAGGTAGCTCATCGTTGTAAAGCCCGCAGCGGGCCCAGCCCGTGGCCCAGTGGGGGCCCGAGGTGGGCGGGATCGAATTGTATTCAGTGTAGTCATCACCGCGAGGTATATGCCTGGCTTGCAGCAGCGAAATACGCTGGCCGACCTCCTCGCCGCTGCCTGTGTCGTTGTTGCCGCTGCCCAGGGATCCGACGATGCCGCTCAGTATGAAGCTGCCGATGACGGCAACAGCGATTATCAAGGCGGCGGAGTATGTCAGCCATCGGGCCCAGGGCTTCTTGGGCTTGTGCCTGGTGCGGGCGGCGGCTTCCCCATTTCCCTGACTGCCACTGTTATGCCGGCTGGAGGAGCGGCGGCTGCTTCTATCTTTAGTGCGATGCTTGCTTTCAGGCAACGAAATCTCTCCTATTCTGATTTAGGTATGGACTCGCCGGTGATGCGGCGATAGGCTTCTTGGTAACGGACCGCGGTCTTTTCCACTATATCAGCCGGCAGGGCCGGGGCGGGCGGCTCCCGGTTCCAGCCTGTGGACAGCAGCCAGTCTCGGACGAATTGCTTGTCGAAGTTGGGCTGGGACTGGCCTGGCTTGTAGCCCCGCGCGTCCCAGAAGCGGCTGGAGTCCGGCGTCAGCAGCTCATCAATCAAAATCAGCTTGTCACCCACAAACCCGAACTCGAACTTGGTATCGGCCAAGACCAGCCCTCGCTGGGCCGCGTAGTCCCGCGCGAAAGAATAAACGGCGATGCTTTTCTCTTCCAGCTCTTTCGTCACCTTTGGCCCCACCATCCGCTCCACCTCTTTGAGGCTCATGTTCTCGTCATGGCCGGCCTCAGCCTTGGTGCTGGGTGTGAAGATAGGACGCTCGAACTTGTGGCCCTCCAGCAGACCCTTGGGCGCTGGCTGTCCAAAAATCGTGCCCTGCTTTTTGTACTCGGCCCAGGCGGATCCCGCCAGGTACCCTCGCACAATACATTCAACGTCGACGCGCTTGGCCCGCCGCACCACCATGGCATGCCGCGCTATGCGCGGCGGCAGCGGCCCCACCGGCGCGCCCTTGGGCATTGCGCCCGGCGCGTCCGCCATGGCGACGAGGTGGTTAGGCACGATGTGGGCGGTCTTGCCGAACCAGAAGGCGGACATGCGGCTCAGCAGCAGCCCCTTGCCGGGGATTCCGTTGGGCATGACCACGTCGAAGGCTGAGATACGGTCAGTGGCTATCATAAGCAGCAGCCCACCGCCCAGATCGTAGGTGTCCCGCACCTTCCCGCGATGGAGACGGTTAGGGAGGGCGGTTTCAAGGAGCAGTTTTGTATCCTGTGGGGCCACTGATGTCCCTTACTCTTTGAAAATAAACCTCTTATGAGAGACCGAGCCGCTGAAAAACATCATCGACGTACTTGAGATAGTAACCATAGTCAAAGATGCCGTCCAGGTCGGCCTCTGAGAGGTGCTGCAGCACTTCCGGGTCGTTTCGTACTAGCTGGCGGAAGTCGGCGCCGCTGTCCCAGGAGGCCATGCCGTGGCGCTGCGCGATTTTATAGGCACTCTCGCGAGGCAGCCCTTTCTCTACTAGAGTTAGCATAAGCCGCTGGCTGAAGACCAGGCCTCTGGTGCTTTCCAGGTTTTGCCACATGCGCTTTGGATATACCCTTAATCCTTTTACTACGCCCGTGAACAGGTCCAGGATGTAATCCAGGGCCAGACACGAGTCGGGGAGGATGAGACGCTCGGCGGAGGAGTGGCTGATGTCCCGCTCGTGCCACAGGGCTACGTTTTCCAGCGCGGTCACTGAATGGCCTCGAATAAGCCGGGCGAGGCCGCAGACGCGCTCTGAAAGCTCCGGGTTGCGCTTGTGGGGCATAGCCGACGAGCCGGTCTGGCCCTCGCTAAAGGGTTCCTCCACCTCGTGGACCTCGGTGCGCTGTAGGTGCCTGACCTCAGTGGCGAATTTCTCCAGCGACGCCGCCACCAGCGCCAGGGCGGTAACGAAGTGCGCGTGGCGGTCACGCTGCACTATCTGGTTGGATACGGCGTCGGCCTTGATGCCCAGGCGGGCGCAGACCTTATCCTCGACCTGAGGAGGAACGGTGGCGTGGGTGCCCACTGCGCCGGAAATCTTGCCCACCGCCACATGCTCCCTGGCGAAGCGCAGCCGCGCTTCCTGCCGGTATAGCTCATCCCACCACAGGGCCATTTTCAGGCCGAAGGTTGTGGGTTCCGCGTGAACACCGTGGGTGCGGCCCATTATAGGCGTCTTCTTATGAGTAATCGCCTGTCCCCTGACCGCCTCAGATAGAGCGGCCACATCTTGTAGCAGGATATCTATGCCCTCAACCATCTGGAGGCTGAGGGCCGTGTCCATGACATCGCTGGAGGTGAGGCCAAGATG
This window harbors:
- a CDS encoding elongation factor 4 (back-translocating Elongation Factor EF4; binds to the ribosome on the universally-conserved alpha-sarcin loop), with product VRVVDGAIESGQRVRLMGNGVSTEVSEVGVFRPKFEAVPRLEAGEVGYIATGLKNVRDCRVGDTITLEAKPASQALAGYRPLKPLVFAGLYPADSDDFPKLREALERLQLNDAALSFTPESSPALGPGFRCGFLGLLHMEIVQERLEREYGLDLVITAPSVSYIVKLVGSGEAVEVGNPSDLPPINQISEIQEPWLDVRLITPSRFVGPMMELVNQRRGEFKRTEYLEAASHQQTDGDSSSPSLDPRVLLEVKLPLAELLAEFYNQVKSRTQGYASLDYEFAEYRTGRLVRLDLLVNNQRVDALSMIVHKDQAYYRGKALVQRLKEAIPRQLFEVPIQAASDNQIIARETIPALRKDVLAKLYGGDVTRKMKLLEKQRAGKKRMKMIGRIEIPQEAFLSVLKVEGR
- a CDS encoding adenylosuccinate lyase, translated to MIERYSRPAMKRVWSEENKYQLWLKVELAVCEAWSEAGVIPADDMAKLRKAAFNQKVMDEAFKRTRHDVTAFLQAVTRGLGPEGRWVHLGLTSSDVMDTALSLQMVEGIDILLQDVAALSEAVRGQAITHKKTPIMGRTHGVHAEPTTFGLKMALWWDELYRQEARLRFAREHVAVGKISGAVGTHATVPPQVEDKVCARLGIKADAVSNQIVQRDRHAHFVTALALVAASLEKFATEVRHLQRTEVHEVEEPFSEGQTGSSAMPHKRNPELSERVCGLARLIRGHSVTALENVALWHERDISHSSAERLILPDSCLALDYILDLFTGVVKGLRVYPKRMWQNLESTRGLVFSQRLMLTLVEKGLPRESAYKIAQRHGMASWDSGADFRQLVRNDPEVLQHLSEADLDGIFDYGYYLKYVDDVFQRLGLS
- a CDS encoding DUF3267 domain-containing protein, which codes for MEKSANFSIKKWLVVGLMPLALWTLICGLFGWLAWSIGPWWLFFPCSIYAVGVTSYFGGVKGWQVYQRSKARHARLLLEQHKLRIANFFSPASAEWEEEMALNRPVAEQANGDQG
- the purS gene encoding phosphoribosylformylglycinamidine synthase subunit PurS, translated to MFLAKIKVTLKPTVNDPQGQTVLGALKTLGFATAQKVRVGKYIEVYLDESDRRKAEEQVKAMSDKLLANPVIESFSFDLEEGAAKTKR
- a CDS encoding DUF3105 domain-containing protein, with product MRIGEISLPESKHRTKDRSSRRSSSRHNSGSQGNGEAAARTRHKPKKPWARWLTYSAALIIAVAVIGSFILSGIVGSLGSGNNDTGSGEEVGQRISLLQARHIPRGDDYTEYNSIPPTSGPHWATGWARCGLYNDELPDAQIVHNMEHGQVIISHNLKDPAEVDRLKEIAGNLPSRRNWLILRPYSKLQENEIAITSWGWLDKFVGIDEERIRKFYDAHMNDASSVTGESIPCTTAPG
- a CDS encoding phosphoribosylaminoimidazolesuccinocarboxamide synthase; the encoded protein is MAPQDTKLLLETALPNRLHRGKVRDTYDLGGGLLLMIATDRISAFDVVMPNGIPGKGLLLSRMSAFWFGKTAHIVPNHLVAMADAPGAMPKGAPVGPLPPRIARHAMVVRRAKRVDVECIVRGYLAGSAWAEYKKQGTIFGQPAPKGLLEGHKFERPIFTPSTKAEAGHDENMSLKEVERMVGPKVTKELEEKSIAVYSFARDYAAQRGLVLADTKFEFGFVGDKLILIDELLTPDSSRFWDARGYKPGQSQPNFDKQFVRDWLLSTGWNREPPAPALPADIVEKTAVRYQEAYRRITGESIPKSE
- a CDS encoding Gfo/Idh/MocA family oxidoreductase, producing the protein MSSPTRVLLVGVGARGKKWARILHDEPQARTVGYVDIADENLQWSQSMYEADPKVCYKDMEKALKDLKPDMVVLVTPPTDRYRQVMSIFEHGSHLLSEKPLSLDLREGIKMVKAAQKAKLGFAVGLNFRFQHCVMKAREILSSGEIGAPKVGGYTYWRYRDAYTPGLNRFPITMREPMLYDQAIHHLDEIRFVYDAEVDTVWCRAYNPPWSQYNDNATAVVHMQMTKGIEVHYFGTWAGQTRLKDQFLWRTDCENGALFQYEFFSDLRIVRGKDSNKMEPIKLPEQERLVDDARIMLTGILTKLQKKDLSLEPSAIDHLKTFALMSACEESSNTGQPVKMSEFYDKQGVPREWL
- a CDS encoding cupin domain-containing protein, with amino-acid sequence MEGKQATRYSIAVSAESVGAKGLCVHTITIPPGAKAKAHLHENHETSIYVLSGHAGMWYGERLEHHLEAQSGDFIFIPAGVPHLPYNLSPTDPAIGIAARTDPNEQESVVLLPELDGLR